A genomic stretch from Tenrec ecaudatus isolate mTenEca1 chromosome 17, mTenEca1.hap1, whole genome shotgun sequence includes:
- the SPESP1 gene encoding sperm equatorial segment protein 1: MKSLVLLVALLLWPSSVPAFPSITVTSDEEKNLNHYVQDLQNLLLSVPTKGETGHETKTKATSSVTPTGTKAIRYEELSTDKDVLLNPIREVTTPVPHQGITMEDERRKRTKRTAFWSIKPNNISVVLRTKEPYIEKEEEPDVIVRTTENTTPLSRAPDLSKAPQVTSPTSPPPTTRESSDLRDSTELEDVPQLSGENLEGITFGKHTQTLNNDDILRKISDIHSQVQQAPHGDNLNEESREDIRASKEDLRRSIALAAAAEQKLTKMSESQILPLGQTGNEIGNIESVINMLYNSRDKLPEYFDIKYVPPEMREKTNTVFSGLKKILCVGGEEAQSLVRRLIKISMKLLRLLNIPGLK, translated from the coding sequence gcATAACTGTGACTTCTGATGAAGAAAAAAACCTGAATCATTATGTACAAGATTTACAGAACCTCCTACTAAGTGTTCCCACGAAGGGGGAGACAGGCCATGAGACAAAAACAAAGGCTACCAGCAGTGTCACTCCTACAGGCACGAAGGCGATAAGGTACGAGGAGCTGTCCACTGACAAAGATGTTCTACTCAATCCCATCAGGGAAGTCACGACGCCGGTCCCTCACCAGGGGATCACAATGGAAGACGAGAGGAGAAAACGTACGAAACGTACAGCATTCTGGTCCATCAAACCCAACAATATTTCTGTTGTTTTACGTACAAAAGAACCTTatattgaaaaagaagaagaacctgATGTGATTGTAAGAACAACTGAAAACACAACGCCATTGTCACGTGCCCCTGATTTAAGTAAGGCTCCACAAGTCACCTCACCCACATCACCTCCGCCCACTACTCGAGAAAGCAGTGACTTGAGAGACTCCACGGAGCTGGAAGACGTTCCTCAGCTCTCGGGGGAAAATCTGGAGGGAATAACGTTTGGAAAACACACGCAGACTTTGAATAATGATGACATTTTGAGAAAAATTTCAGATATTCATTCACAGGTGCAGCAGGCACCTCATGGGGACAACCTCAATGAAGAATCTCGAGAGGACATCCGCGCCTCCAAAGAAGACCTGAGACGAAGCATTGCTTTAGCAGCAGCCGCTGAACAGAAGTTGACTAAAATGTCGGAGTCCCAGATCTTACCACTAGGACAAACTGGTAACGAAATCGGTAACATTGAATCTGTTATTAACATGTTGTATAATTCTAGAGATAAATTGCCTGAATATTTTGATATTAAATATGTGCCGCCAGAGATGAGAGAAAAAACGAATACAGTATTCAGTGGATTGAAGAAAATATTATGTGTAGGTGGAGAAGAAGCTCAAAGCCTTGTTCGGAGGTTAATAAAGATTAGTATGAAACTTCTAAGGCTACTTAATATTCCAGGACTTAAATGA